One genomic region from Antedon mediterranea chromosome 3, ecAntMedi1.1, whole genome shotgun sequence encodes:
- the LOC140044641 gene encoding protein phosphatase 1F-like has translation MLALAIARETVDAVLKVDMTSFFEERQDFEETSLLICADKVAKVVFNKVHEICEEWKDNPPADYTPTPKVSTHAIKNTRRKMEDKHVTIPDLNKLGKKQNNNVSPVGFYAVYDGHGGIDASHYAATHLHCHIVSHPEYASNKAEALRAGFTVTDDKFVDKARREGLRSGTTGIAMIHDENMLHVGWIGDSQGLVMKQGKAITVMDPHKPDREDEKKRIEELGGCVVWFGAWRVNGSLAVSRAIGDADHRPYVSGIPDIASIKLEGDEDCFILACDGLFDTVSLQDVCDVVQNCINTDSEFSTVSHKLVSVAKERGSTDNITCIVVFLNPQKREITVQEDEETVIVDESENSDGADNKEDKESDIGEDGKINSCDGSEQPANPQETSDQTEAKDLSSALETKSETNKSQTASETEESETVSEAKESETLSEAKESETLSEAKESEESTKADTNINNNNSILSNIDNNSFSKSTRISTNKKERKAVQTSMEKLSLAGNRLKLSPNRKKTTTPLSKPSPVNVESNVAKPKKLSLKKNTKRSTTQSSKISESNGTCIEIVSPLSKDSKKSNELKARFKPKSVNGCQGRVRRDEVIAGATRYDHMYHKGSMPA, from the exons ATGCTGGCTCTGGCAATTGCAAGAGAAACAGTTGATGCAGTCCTGAAGGTGGATATGACATCATTCTTTGAGGAAAGACAAGATTTTGAGGAGACAAGCCTTT taATCTGTGCAGACAAGGTTGCAAAGGTTGTGTTTAACAAAGTGCATGAGATATGTGAAGAATGGAAGGATAACCCCCCAGCAGACTACACCCCTACCCCTAAAGTATCAACACACGCCATTAAGAATACACGTCGTAAGATGGAAGATAAACATGTTACTATACCAGATCTCAACAAGCTGGGAAAAAAG CAAAACAACAATGTGTCACCAGTGGGTTTCTACGCTGTATACGATGGCCATGGAGGCATTGACGCATCTCATTATGCTGCTACTCATCTTCACTGTCACATCGTAAGCCACCCAGAATACGCATCTAATAAGGCAGAAGCACTGAGAGCTGGTTTTACGGTAACAGATGACAAGTTTGTGGACAAAGCCAGACGAGAG GGCCTACGAAGTGGAACGACTGGTATAGCCATGATCCATGATGAAAACATGTTGCATGTAGGCTGGATAGGTGACTCTCAAGGCCTTGTTATGAAACAAGGAAAAGCTATTACAGTTATGGATCCTCACAAACCAGATAGAGAG GATGAGAAGAAACGGATAGAAGAGTTGGGTGGGTGCGTTGTATGGTTTGGAGCATGGCGCGTCAACGGTAGTCTAGCAGTATCAAGAGCTATAG gTGATGCAGATCATCGTCCGTATGTTAGTGGTATTCCAGATATTGCCTCAATTAAACTAGAAGGTGATGAAGATTGTTTTATTCTTGCATGTGACGGCCTCTTTGATACCGTGTCGTTACAAGATGTGTGCGATGTTGTTCAAAATTGTATAAACACAGACAGTGAATTTTCCACTGTCTCTCACAAGCTTGTATCTGTTGCGAAAGAACGTGGTTCCACCGATAATATCACATGCATTGTCGTGTTTCTCAATCCTCAAAAACGTGAAATCACTGTTCAGGAAGATGAGGAAACTGTTATTGTTGACGAGTCAGAAAATTCTGATGGTGCAGACAACAAAGAGGATAAAGAATCGGATATTGGAGAAGATGGAAAAATTAACAGTTGTGATGGCTCTGAGCAGCCTGCCAATCCACAAGAAACAAGTGATCAAACAGAGGCTAAGGATTTAAGTTCTGCATTAGAGACTAAGTCAGAGACTAATAAATCCCAAACTGCATCAGAGACTGAGGAATCAGAAACTGTGTCAGAGGCTAAGGAATCGGAAACTCTGTCGGAGGCTAAGGAATCAGAAACTCTGTCGGAGGCTAAGGAATCTGAAGAATCAACAAAGGCAGATACcaatataaataacaataacagtATATTATCAAATATTGACAATAATTCCTTTAGTAAATCTACGAGgatatcaacaaataaaaaggaaCGTAAAGCTGTTCAAACAAGTATGGAAAAACTATCACTAGCAGGTAATAGATTGAAGCTTAGTCCAAATCGCAAAAAGACAACAACGCCCCTATCGAAACCGTCACCTGTTAATGTCGAATCAAATGTTGCAAAACCCAAGAAGTTGTCATTAAAGAAGAATACAAAGCGATCTACTACGCAGTCAAGCAAAATCTCCGAGTCAAATGGTACATGCATAGAAATTGTTTCACCTTTAAGTAAAGATAGTAAAAAGTCAAATGAATTGAAGGCAAGGTTTAAACCTAAGTCGGTAAATGGCTGTCAGGGTCGAGTTCGTAGGGATGAGGTTATAGCTGGCGCTACACGGTATGATCATATGTATCACAAAGGGTCAATGCCAGCTTAG
- the LOC140043430 gene encoding NAD-dependent protein lipoamidase sirtuin-4, mitochondrial-like encodes MIFIPAALRNTAIYGVKAMPGKFLPLQNVKTWLHQKSNANNCVPTSEPLKEKDLKDVQDFIDKTKKLFVLTGAGLSTESGIPDWYNSTKTVGGSFSPRVFQKTDEISQQSWAEWMRLKVPKPNDVHKALTRWEERGKIEWLATQNVDGLHSKAGSKSVTEVNGSLLRAKCMSCKYYVTKRSDLQKRFTKLNPNFSLDMQEENPVLLKEDMKKFTIPKCENCKGILKPDILFLGDNVEMSVETFLLKSITNADRIMILGTSLEYFSSNKYAKFAFECNKPIAIVNIGPTKADHLATLKIDAKLGDVLPNLTV; translated from the exons ATGATTTTCATACCAGCTGCCTTGAGAAATACTGCTATATACGGCGTAAAAGCAATGCCAGGCAAGTTTCTACCGTTGCAGAATGTTAAAACATGGTTACATCAAAAAAGTAATGCAAACAACTGTGTACCTACCAGTGAACCTCTCAAGGAAAAAGATTTAAAGGACGTACAGGACTTCATCGATAAAACTAAAAAGCTGTTCGTCCTTACTGGAGCAGGGTTGTCGACAGAGTCTGGTATTCCTGATTGGtataattcaaccaaaaccGTTGGAGGATCCTTTTCACCACGTGTCTTCCAAAAGACAGATGAAATTAGTCAGCAGAGTTGGGCAGAGTGGATGAGATTGAAAGTTCCTAAACCAAACGACGTTCATAAAGCTTTAACTCGTTGGGAAGAGAGGGGTAAAATTGAATGGTTAGCCACGCAAAATGTTGATGGGCTTCACTCAAAGGCTGGTAGTAAGAGTGTAACCGAAGTAAATGGAAGTCTTCTCAGGGCCAAATGCATGTCTTGTAAATATTATGTCACAAAAAGAAGTGATCTACAAAAAAGATTTACCAAACTCAATCCTAATTTCAGCCTCGATATGCAAGAAGAAAATCCTGTTCTTTTGAAAGAAGACATGAAGAAGTTCACTATACCTAAATGTGAAAATTGTAAAGGAATTCTTAAGCCAGATATATTGTTCTTAGGAGATAACGTTGAAATGTCAGTAGAGACATTTCTACTGAAGAGTATTACAAATGCTGACAGAATTATGATTCTTGGCACATCTTTAGAA tatttctCATcaaataaatatgcaaaatttGCATTTGAATGCAATAAACCCATAGCAATAGTCAACATTGGGCCAACCAAAGCTGATCACCTGGCAACTCTCAAGATTGATGCCAAGTTAGGTGATGTCCTGCCGAACCTGACTGTTTGA
- the LOC140043429 gene encoding splicing factor ESS-2 homolog, with the protein MALVKVGEKALEAVKTSELHLAKRKPFKRKVLDEEAYIADLEKIIQRDFFPDLAKLHSQVEYMEARDNNDVAKMREIAIKLQASTVHRQQTNTPAQFEQAITPATFETPDIMCKSAQTPATERSKEDELSSSNPEPNTNDNNQEKNKEKDKSNTDLSLDRYLSNYTSEDNASFDTLMDKANEKLRVKNAWLYDEEKRLRQEGEHLMILDGSSEKLAIEGAPAIGLNSWTYKAKNSLMYVPDGVEDTAEEKINKTKKEREILYENTRFLCNPHRNTAQVEANARAMANRAAMKQGKIGHDGKEILASETPKVQGYGFVAAPSPVPGVHDSPLMTWGEIESTPMRIDGSQTPASKTPGFKMPKNPKREELARSLVEKNAKQHRAKKDAALKKVTQRLTSPSFGSMNSVERIQTLSPAAQRLVNKRLKGTDKSLRASYTPSPRNTPKTDKTPILRATPTPTKTPTGVPVRTPGGSTPGERTPGGSTPGSVASSSSSLTDNLLNLPKRDIQNTRNKATDFF; encoded by the exons ATGGCATTGGTGAAAGTTGGAGAAAAGGCACTGGAGGCCGTCAAGACTAGTGAATTGCATTTAGCAAAGCGAAAGCCTTTCAAAAGGAAAGTACTAGATGAAGAGGCGTACATAGCA GATCTTGAGAAAATCATCCAGCGAGATTTTTTCCCGGATCTTGCGAAGTTACACTCCCAAGTTGAGTACATGGAAGCAAGAGATAACAATGATGTAGCGAAAATGAGAGAAATTGCGATCAAGCTACAAGCATCAACTGTACATagacaacaaacaaacacaccTGCACAAT TTGAGCAAGCAATCACCCCAGCAACCTTTGAGACACCTGACATCATGTGTAAATCAGCCCAAACACCTGCAACAGAGAGATCAAAAGAAGACgaattatcatcatcaaatcCAGAGCCAAATACAAATGACAACAATCAAGAAAAAAATAAGGAAAAAG ATAAGTCCAATACAGACCTATCGTTAGACAGGTACCTAAGCAACTATACAAGTGAGGACAATGCTTCTTTTGATACACTGATGGACAAGGCAAATGAAAAGCTTCGCGTAAAAAATGCGTGGTTATACGATGAGGAAAAACGTCTCAGACAAGAAGGTGAACATTTAATGATTTTAGATGGGTCATCAGAAAAACTTGCAATAGAGGGTGCTCCAGCAATTGGTCTCAACTCGTGGACTTATAAAGCTAAAAATTCATTAATGTATGTGCCAGATGGCGTTGAGGACACTGCAGAagaaaaaatcaacaaaacaaaaaaagaaagagagaTATTATATGAGAACACAAGGTTTTTATGTAATCCACATCGAAACACTGCACAAGTAGAAGCTAATGCACGTGCTATGGCTAACAGGGCTGCTATGAAGCAAGGTAAAATAGGCCATGATGGAAAAGAAATTTTAGCATCAGAGACGCCAAAGGTTCAAGGTTACGGATTTGTTGCAGCACCTTCTCCGGTACCAG gtgTTCATGATTCACCGTTGATGACATGGGGTGAGATAGAAAGCACTCCAATGAGGATAGATGGTTCACAGACACCTGCATCTAAAACACCTGGATTTAAG ATGCCAAAGAACCCAAAACGAGAAGAGTTAGCACGGTCATTAGTAGAGAAAAATGCAAAACAGCACCGAGCAAAAAAGGATGCCGCTTTGAAAAAGGTCACACAGAGGCTTACAAG TCCAAGTTTTGGTTCGATGAACTCTGTAGAAAGAATACAAACATTGTCCCCAGCAGCCCAGCGTCTTGTCAACAAACGGCTAAAAGGTACCGATAAATCGCTGAGGGCGAGCTATACACCATCACCAAGAAACACGCCAAAAACTGATAAAACGCCTATTTTACGAGCTACACCAACACCAACAAAAACACCTACAGGTGTACCTGTTAGAACACCTGGTGGGAGTACACCTGGTGAGAGAACACCTGGTGGGAGTACACCTGGTAGTGTCGCAAGTTCCAGTTCTAGTCTTACTGACAATCTCCTGAATTTACCGAAGCGTGATATACAAAATACCCGCAATAAAGCTACagatttcttttaa
- the LOC140043431 gene encoding NAD-dependent protein lipoamidase sirtuin-4, mitochondrial-like — MTKINFLKLKHFIPKQNNTINTCNNSVHFKRSIALLSNSYQRRDSVEVQAERKSNLFVPPSSPINENDLNKVQNFIDKTKKLFVLTGAGLSTESGIPDYRSEGVGLYARSNSRPMQYKTFLQSAERRRQYWARNFVGWMRYKSFVPNTSHMALSVWEKRGKIDWLATQNVDGLHLKAGSERVTELHGSLHRVNCLSCNNVTDRNIFQEKLLKLNPDFITKQGAMGPDGDTLLSEDEMKNFDVPECEVCGGILKPNIVFFGDNVEKTIVGYLMNQVEKADGILCAGSSLEVYSGYRFALAAKKWNKPIAIINIGPTRADHLATLKIEAKLGDILPELSV, encoded by the exons ATGACAAAGATAAACTTTCTGAAATTGAAGCATTTCATTCCAAAGCAAAATAACACCATAAATACTTGCAATAATAGTGTACATTTTAAACGGTCAATAGCACTCCTTTCAAACTCATATCAACGAAGAGATTCAGTAGAAGTGCAAGCAGAAAGAAAAAGTAATTTATTTGTACCTCCCAGTTCACCTATTAATGAAAATGATTTAAACAAAGTACAGAACTTCATCGACAAAACGAAAAAGCTGTTCGTCCTTACTGGAGCTGGTTTGTCAACCGAATCTGGTATTCCTGATTACAGGTCAGAAGGTGTAGGACTCTATGCACGAAGTAACAGCAGACCCATGCAGTACAAGACTTTCTTACAAAGTGCTGAAAGACGGCGGCAGTATTGGGCTCGGAATTTCGTTGGGTGGATGAGGTACAAATCATTTGTGCCAAATACCTCTCACATGGCTTTATCTGTTTGGGAAAAAAGGGGTAAAATCGACTGGTTAGCGACGCAAAATGTTGATGGACTTCACCTAAAGGCTGGTAGTGAGAGAGTAACCGAACTACATGGGAGTTTACACAGGGTCAACTGCCTATCTTGTAATAATGTCACTGATAGAAATATTTTTCAGGAAAAGTTGCTAAAACTGAATCCTGATTTTATAACTAAACAAGGAGCAATGGGACCGGATGGTGACACCCTTCTGTCAGAGGATGAAATGAAGAATTTTGACGTTCCTGAATGTGAAGTGTGTGGAGGAATTCTTAAGCCAAATATCGTATTTTTTGGAGATAATGTTGAGAAAACAATTGTTGGATATTTGATGAATCAGGTAGAAAAAGCTGATGGTATATTATGTGCAGGGTCATCTCTAGAA GTTTACTCAGGTTATCGTTTTGCACTAGCTGCAAAGAAATGGAATAAACCCATAGCAATAATCAACATTGGGCCAACCAGAGCTGATCACCTGGCAACACTCAAGATTGAAGCAAAATTGGGCGATATACTTCCAGAATTGTCTGTTTAA